One stretch of Streptomyces sp. NBC_01363 DNA includes these proteins:
- a CDS encoding site-specific integrase has protein sequence MRRATVAAGEACWPATVTRPDGRPAVSPPTRIRCGFLALDASYGEWWTVRFNGPVPGAARLHLTDGIALLRPEEQVFSAMLGGFANQQLARNLARSTVEGRENTVKAFTAYVNAFPWQWTPAMVDEWLGDLRSLRDLKRSTIRSYSEAIRSFCHFATDPLYEWATTCEERFGSHPVQIVHEWNTAVHVQDNESDAKKRAFTKAELHAFFAHCDDEVARIRAFGRKGWLPAFRDATLFKTAYAFGTRRNETRMLDAADFGRNPHGNEYGEFGLCRVRFGKAKKGSPPKRRTVLTVWDWAPDILDEWFTEVRPLFGGEGNPAAWPSERGLRIGCQRLNSRFITYRQALGLDEGLDFHSFRRSYVTHLIEAGWDPRFVQEQVGHDHASTTAIYTCVSSDFRTRTLRRHLDGTIAAALESQAGRQR, from the coding sequence TTGCGTCGCGCGACGGTAGCGGCTGGCGAGGCCTGCTGGCCAGCCACTGTCACTCGTCCGGATGGACGGCCTGCGGTTTCGCCGCCGACTCGCATCCGATGCGGTTTTCTCGCATTGGATGCGAGCTACGGAGAGTGGTGGACAGTGAGGTTCAACGGGCCCGTCCCGGGGGCGGCGAGACTGCACCTGACAGACGGCATCGCACTGCTGCGGCCGGAGGAACAGGTCTTCTCCGCGATGCTGGGCGGATTCGCCAATCAGCAGCTCGCACGGAACCTGGCCCGCTCGACTGTCGAAGGTCGGGAGAACACGGTGAAGGCGTTCACCGCCTACGTGAACGCCTTCCCGTGGCAGTGGACGCCGGCCATGGTGGACGAATGGCTCGGTGATCTGCGCTCATTGCGTGATCTGAAGCGTTCGACGATCCGCTCGTACTCCGAAGCCATCCGCTCCTTCTGCCACTTCGCTACCGACCCCCTCTACGAGTGGGCCACCACGTGTGAAGAGCGGTTCGGCTCCCATCCAGTCCAGATCGTGCACGAGTGGAACACCGCGGTACACGTCCAGGACAACGAGTCCGATGCGAAGAAGCGCGCCTTCACCAAGGCCGAGCTACATGCCTTCTTCGCCCACTGCGACGACGAGGTGGCCCGCATCCGGGCCTTCGGCCGCAAGGGCTGGCTGCCCGCTTTCCGCGACGCGACGTTGTTCAAGACCGCGTACGCCTTCGGCACACGACGCAACGAAACACGGATGCTGGACGCCGCTGACTTCGGCCGCAACCCACACGGAAACGAGTACGGCGAGTTCGGTCTGTGCCGCGTCCGGTTCGGCAAAGCCAAGAAGGGCTCGCCGCCCAAGCGACGCACAGTGCTGACCGTCTGGGACTGGGCTCCCGACATCCTGGACGAGTGGTTCACCGAGGTCCGGCCGCTGTTCGGAGGCGAAGGGAACCCAGCCGCCTGGCCCTCCGAGCGTGGACTGCGGATCGGCTGCCAGCGGCTCAACTCCCGGTTTATCACCTATCGTCAGGCCCTTGGCCTGGACGAAGGACTGGACTTCCATTCCTTCCGCAGGTCCTACGTCACCCATCTGATCGAGGCTGGCTGGGATCCGCGATTCGTCCAAGAGCAGGTCGGTCACGACCACGCAAGCACGACCGCGATCTACACCTGCGTGAGCTCGGACTTCCGCACACGCACACTCCGTCGACATCTGGACGGCACCATTGCCGCCGCCCTGGAGAGCCAGGCCGGGAGGCAGAGGTGA